The proteins below are encoded in one region of Chloroflexota bacterium:
- a CDS encoding 3-hydroxybutyryl-CoA epimerase, translated as MNIQRVAVIGTGMMGPGIAAVVALAGYDVTLIGERPDWAADGVAKSYAVMDQLLVNELTTTAALNAGKPRVHGTADFDAGVQGVQLVIEAVYENLELKQQLFERMDRLTAPDVILATNTSGLSITAISARATQRARCATTHFWMPPHLVPLVEVVMSPDTSEQTAQTLLAFLCECGKKPVLVRKDLPGQLANRILQAMIREATNVVQEGIATAEDVDTAIKNGLGIRLPVWGVLEHIDAVGLDMCLAIQNSVLPALDNEPHATQVFADKVQQGDLGVKSGKGFYDWTVKDIEALKKLRDDFIMQTLHFRANHS; from the coding sequence ATGAACATTCAGCGAGTTGCAGTGATTGGCACGGGCATGATGGGACCTGGCATTGCGGCAGTCGTCGCGCTGGCAGGGTACGACGTGACGCTCATCGGCGAACGACCAGACTGGGCGGCAGACGGTGTCGCCAAATCCTACGCGGTGATGGATCAATTGTTGGTGAACGAACTCACCACGACGGCGGCGCTCAACGCCGGGAAACCCAGGGTGCATGGCACAGCCGATTTCGACGCGGGCGTGCAGGGCGTTCAACTTGTCATTGAAGCGGTGTACGAAAACCTGGAACTCAAACAACAACTCTTTGAACGCATGGATCGCCTAACCGCGCCGGACGTGATTCTCGCGACGAACACGTCCGGTCTGAGCATCACCGCAATCTCCGCGCGCGCCACGCAGCGCGCGCGTTGTGCGACGACGCATTTTTGGATGCCGCCGCATCTGGTGCCGCTCGTCGAAGTGGTGATGAGTCCGGATACCTCCGAGCAGACCGCGCAAACGCTTCTCGCATTTTTGTGCGAGTGTGGGAAAAAACCCGTTCTCGTGCGCAAGGATTTGCCGGGGCAGTTGGCGAATCGAATTCTCCAGGCGATGATCCGCGAAGCGACGAACGTCGTGCAAGAAGGCATTGCCACCGCGGAAGATGTGGACACGGCGATCAAGAACGGACTGGGCATTCGGTTACCAGTGTGGGGTGTGCTGGAACATATTGACGCGGTGGGCTTGGACATGTGTCTCGCGATTCAAAACAGCGTACTCCCCGCGCTCGACAATGAACCCCACGCGACCCAGGTTTTCGCCGACAAGGTGCAGCAAGGCGACCTGGGCGTGAAAAGCGGCAAGGGCTTTTACGATTGGACAGTGAAGGATATTGAGGCGCTGAAAAAACTCCGTGACGATTTTATCATGCAGACCTTGCACTTTCGCGCCAACCATTCATAA